In Pirellulales bacterium, the sequence GGAGCTGTCGTGCTTGAGCGGGGCGGTTTTGTCTTCCAGTTCTGGAATAATCCGCATCGCCAACACCTTGCCTAATTCTACACCCCATTGATCAAACGAGTTGATGCGCCACACCGCTGCCTGCGTGAAAATTTTGTGTTCGTACAGGGCGATGATTTTTCCCAGCGCCTCCGGGGTCAGTTTATTCAGCACAATCGTGTTTGTCGGATGGTTCCCTTCGAACACCCGGTGCGGCACTTGGTAGTCAGGCACGCCGTCGGCAATCACCTGTTCGCGGGTTTTGCCGAAGGCCAGTGCTTCGGTCTGGGCGAAAAAGTTGGCCATTAGCAGCTCGTGGTGCCGGCCCAGCGGATTCAATGTTTGCTCAAAGCCGATGAAGTCGCAGGGAATGAGTTTGGTCCCCTGATGAATCAGCTGGTAGTACGCATGCTGACCATTGGTGCCGGGCGTGCCCCATACGATGGGCCCGGTTTGGTAGTTCACACGGTTGCCATCCAGGTCGACGCTTTTGCCGTCGCTCTCCATGTCGAGCTGCTCGAGATATGCCGACAACCGGCCCAAATAGTGGTCGTACGGCAAAATCGCCACCGATTGCGCGCCGAGAAAATTGTTGTACCAAATGCCGATGAGCCCCAGCAGCACGGGCAGGTTTTTCTCCAGCGGCGCGGTGCGGAAATGCTGGTCCATGGCGTGAAAGCCGGCCAGCATTTCGTGGAAGCGGTCCGGGCCAATGGCAATCATGAGCGACAGGCCGATGGCCGAATCGTACGAGTAGCGCCCGCCGACCCAATCCCAAAACTCGAACATATTGGCCGTGTCGATGCCGAACTTGGCCACTTCTTTGGCGTTGGTGGAAACGGCCACGAAGTGTTTGGCTACCGCCTTTTCGTCCTTCAATTTCGCCAGCGACCATTGCCGGGCCGTGTGGGCGTTGGTCATCGTTTCCAGCGTGGTGAACGTTTTGGACGAGATGATGAACAGCGTTTCTTCGGGGTCCAAGTCGTGGGTGGCTTCGGCAAAATCGGTGCCGTCGACGTTCGAAACAAAGCGAAACGTGCGGCTGCGATCGCTGTAGAACCGCAGCGCATCGTACGCCATGGCCGGGCCTA encodes:
- the pgi gene encoding glucose-6-phosphate isomerase, translated to MSTAILPPTQRPAWKALVQHAEQIKTTHLRKLFADDPNRGTRLSQEAIGVYFDYSKNLIIDETLKLLLHLAEESGLCQRRDAMFAGEKINITERRAVLHVALRAPKSEKIFVDGQDVVPEVHKVLDKMAAFSNRIRSSEWRGHTGKPIKNIINIGIGGSDLGPAMAYDALRFYSDRSRTFRFVSNVDGTDFAEATHDLDPEETLFIISSKTFTTLETMTNAHTARQWSLAKLKDEKAVAKHFVAVSTNAKEVAKFGIDTANMFEFWDWVGGRYSYDSAIGLSLMIAIGPDRFHEMLAGFHAMDQHFRTAPLEKNLPVLLGLIGIWYNNFLGAQSVAILPYDHYLGRLSAYLEQLDMESDGKSVDLDGNRVNYQTGPIVWGTPGTNGQHAYYQLIHQGTKLIPCDFIGFEQTLNPLGRHHELLMANFFAQTEALAFGKTREQVIADGVPDYQVPHRVFEGNHPTNTIVLNKLTPEALGKIIALYEHKIFTQAAVWRINSFDQWGVELGKVLAMRIIPELEDKTAPLKHDSSTNALIGRYRQSGSK